The genomic interval AAGAAGCTAAACAGTCCCATTACTTTAATCACCTGTTCTGACTAAAATATGTGTTAGCTGAAGTATGTTTGCCTGACATAAAATCAGCTcatgttttgaaaaagaaatggctgCTGGGTAAAAGTTATGTGCTGcaaatttctaaataaaatggaaagaaagaggattAGTTATGCTGGAAATAATAATGCAATACTAGCTACTAACTATGCCACTAACTGAGTACTATATATTAAAACTACTATATGCAAACTAGATACTAGCTATACTACTAACAAGGTCTATGGTATCAAAACAATACAAAGATAAGAACAGTTCAATACCAGGAGTTTGCTTTTAAGTTGGAATATTGAAGAAATCTTTCACAAGTGTAATTAATTTGTAAATGCTTGATGTGTACAAATTAGATCTGTCCAGTCATCAGAGATTATTGCTCTTTCATGCTTTGTTTCATGACAATATTTATATAGAAAACAATTATATTGTCAATCTACACATTTACCCTCCAATCAGATTGTGGCTGCCATTCCaaacaaagacaaacagaaacCCACATTCTACATTCTTAGCAGAGGGAAAGGATTATTCTTTGACATTAATAGTATAATGTGTGCTTTGTAACAAACAGCAACTTTGAGAGTGGTACTGTGGATGGAAGATTGGGGCAGATGGATGTTAATATCATCAGAGATCCCTGCTTGCAGACAAATAGTCCTGAATAGAGAATTAGGTCATGAAAGAGCTTGAATTTATTcaatgttttctaaataaaaagcagtaagaaatcaaaaccaaaagccCTTATTCTTTAAAGCTAAAAAGATCGGAAATTCATATGAGCCAGTTATGAATTTCCATGGCAAAATTTTCATTCAAATCCATTTATTTCGGTGTAATACCTTAtatctcagagaagaaaaaaatttagatTAATTTTCCAGactacagaatattttctcaaaaatatgAAGGTCTGTATAATAAGAGACTGTGCAGTATTTAAAGTTGCGAATGCTGTCTAACTGGATTTTATTAAAGCATTTGACAATGTTtctcacagcatttttctggagaagctggcttGACAGCTTGAACAGGTATATAGTTTGCTTGGTGGAGAATTGGGTAGAGGCCCACCCCCACATCCTGTGATACCCTCCTATCCAGATTCACTCACACACCCTGCCCAGCTCCATCTAACAGCCAGCACAGGTAGCCTCTTCTCCACGTTAAATCACTGCCCATACCCCatagaaaagcttgaaaaagatgaagaaaagatgattgCCATGTATGGCTATTTAGCTTTATCTTTAGACATAGGTTATACTCAAAGCCACCACACAAACCTTCTATCTATagaattaaactgaaaaatactctTTTGTCATGGATTTCTCATCAGCAGTATCAAAACAATAAACAGGAATTGCTCAGCCCCTTTCGCATTTGTTAAGTATTACATTTCACTATCTCTTCTCTGACAGTAGTTGACATGTACTCGTGAAAAATTGTACCTCCCTCAGTAAGGGATTTTCCTAGTCCCTCTCCCAGGGTACTAAATGTTGATGAGCCTCATCTCTGTGTctgggaaggtcatggaacagatcctcgCTCTGCTCGCCGGGATAAGATGGCGGCGGCCGGAGTGGGCACGGGGCGGAAGCAGGTGCGGCAGGAGGAGCTGCGGCGTCTCATGCGGGAGAAGAAGCGGCAGAACGCGGACAAGAAGCGGATCGAATCGCCTTTCGCCAAATATCCTCGGCGGGCCGGGCGGGGAAGGCCCTCGGCCCCGATTCccgtggggggggggaggaaggaaggtaGCGTTGAGGGCGGGGGAGGTTCACGCAGAGCACCGCATCTTTCCTTAACGGCGTCGTCACGTACAACAGCCTGGGCCACCTGAGCTGCACGTTGTGCAGCGCGCCCGTGAAGAGCGAGCTGCTGTGGCAGATTGACGTCCTGGGAAAGCAGCACCGCGAGGTGAGCCGGGCGTCAGCCGCCCCGGTCGCCTGCGAGTGAGCGGCGAGGCGGTGGGAAGGGCTGCACGGGGGACCGCCGCGGGCGTCGCATCCACGGTGGCGCTGGGAGGCCGCGTTGGGTCGGGCCCCGGGCAGCCGGAGctctgctgggtggcagccctgcccgcGGCAGGGGTTGGCGCTGGGTGGGCTGTGAGGTTCCGTGTTGCTCTGGTCCCACATCACATCGTGTGACAGGTCACCAGAAGCGTTACATTCTGAAATTATCGCGTTTTAAACTGATGGCTAAACGTTCTTGGTAGGAAAGCCTCTTAAACGTCGTGTTTCTTTGCAGAGAGTTGCAGAATTAAAGggagcaaagcaggcagcaagTGGTTTAGCTGCTGGTGCATTGCCTCAGCCTGTCAAGAGAAAAACTGCCGATGCAGAAAGCAcacagttaaagaaaacaaaaggtaaaGAGGGAAAACTTGCAAGAATCTTGCAGTTTTACTTGTTCGGTGCTAGGTTTTCTTTTGCTATACTGTGTGAGCCAATGACTTGAGTTAATGTCAGCCTGTTGCtgctgaaaggggaaaaagtgtcctattccttttctctgcacCACTGAGTTAAAATACTCATTGTGGTTCATATTCATGGAGTGTTTTCACTATTCTATATTACATTAAGTACAGTAAGGTAAGCTATTAAACTGCTTAAGTAAGTGCAAGAGCCTAGCGTAATCACTACAAATTTAAGGTAAAACCTTATGAGTGTTTCActtttgggcacctcagtacagaaaggtgctggagcagttctgaaaaaggacaacaaggcttgtgaaggccTTGGAGAAaatgccctatgaggagagactgaaggaactagGGTTGTccagtctggggaagaggaggctgaggggagacctcactgctctcttccagtatctgaaaggtgcttacagtgagagcggggttactctcttctcactggtgacaggtgacaggatgaggagaagtggcctcaagttgcgtcagggtaagtttaggttggatatcaggaaaaacttctttacagaaagggttgttaagcactgtaATCAGCTCCCCcgggaggtggttgagtcatcatccctggatatgtttaaaaaccatttggatgtggtgctcagggacatgatttagcggagggttgttagagttagggtagtatggttaggttgtagttggacttgatgatcttttaaggtcttttccaacctgagcaattctatgattctatgattctatgatccacaTCGAAAACATATTAGGACACATGAGGGATGAGCATCATCTCAaccatatattttaaaagttgtggctgtcaggtgaggtccaggatgactggaggaagggtcacatcactcccatttacaagaaagggagcaaggagcaCCTGGTGAACTACAagccagtgagcctcacctctgtgcctgggaagatcgtggaacagatcctcctggacgacatgcttgatcacatgaggaatgagcgtgtgatccgagacagccagcatggcttcaccaggggaagtcacgcttgaccaatctggtggccttgTATtatggagtgacagcattggtcgacaagggaaaggcgaccgatgtcatttacctggacttgagcaaggcctttgacatggtcccccaccacatccttatctccaacttggagggatgtggatttgatgggtcGACCACTCAATGcataagaaattggttgaaaggcgGCAGACAGAAggtggtcatcaatggttctgtgtccaggtggaggccagtaacaattggtgttccccagggtctgtcttgggaccagtgctctttaacatctttatcaatgacattgatgatggaatcgagtgcaccctcagcaagtttgctgatgacaccaagctgagtggtgcgcttgacacggtggaaggaagggatgccattcagagggacctcagctgGCTTGAAATGTGGGTCCTGGTGAACGAGATGAGGTTTGACGCAGCAAAGtacagagttttgcacttgggccagaggaatccctggcatccatacagactggaaggagcggtccttgagagcagccctgcagagaaggacctgggggtcttgatggatgaaaagcttaacatgagccagcaatgtgctcttgcagctcagaaagcaaatggtatcctgggctccatcagaagaggggtggccagcagggacagggttTGTCTCCTCCTACCCTGCTCTTacgaggccccatctggagaactgtgtccaggtctgcaGCCTCCAGTACAataaagacagggagctgttggagagggtccagaggagggccacaaagatgatcaggggactggagcacctcccctatgaagacaggctgagggagctgggcttgttcagcctggagaaaagaaggctgtgggatgacttcattgcagcctttcagtacctaaagggagcctacagacaggaggggaatcaactctttgaaagggttgataactgcaggacaaggggaatggttttcagttgagggaggggagatttaggttggatgtcaggggaaaattctttactatgagagtgttgaggtgctggaacaggctgcccagagaggctgtggatgccccgtccttgaaggtgttcaaggtcagattggatggggccctggggcagtctggtctagtattaaatggggaggttggtggctctgcatgtggcaggggggttggagattggagatgatccctgaggtcccttccaaccctggccattctgtgattctgtgattctgtgatcaggtgatctgagacagccagtaTGGCTTCACCAAGTGCAGTTTGTgtctgaccaatctggtggccttctacaGTGGAGTGATgacatcagtggacaaagggaGGGCAACTGTTATCATccacctggacttgtgcaaggcctttgacatggtcttgcaccacattcttatctctaagttggagaggtgtggatttgaagagTGGACTATTCATTAGATAAGGAATCTGTTGGAAGGTCACAgtcagagggttgtggtcagtGGCTTTACATCCAGGTGGAGGCAGGTGATGTATAGTGTCTGCCTGGGACAGGTACCCTTTAGCATATTTGTCAGTGGTATAGAcgatgggattgagtgcaccctcaataAATTTggtgatgacaccaagctgagggGTGCAGTTGATATGGCAGAAGGAAGcgatgccatccagagggatcttAATAAACACGAAAAGTGAGCTCTTGTGAaactaatgaggttcaacaaagcaaagcacagggTTTGTCCTTGGGTTGAGGTAATCCCAGATGTgtatacagaatcacagaatcacagaattgtaggggttggaagggaccccctgagatcatcgagtccaacccccctgccaaagcaggttccctacaccaggtagcacaggtaggcatccaggcaggtcttgaacatctccagagaaggagactccaccacctccctgggcagcctgttccagtgctccgtcaccctcactgtaaagaagttcttccgcatgtttgtgcagaacttcctatgctgcagtttctggccattcccccttgtcctgtctccactcaccactgaaaagagtccggcctcgccattctgccccccacaccttagatatttatagacctggatcaggtcccctctcagtctccttttctcaaggctgaacagacccagttcactcagcctttcctcatagcagagatgctccaggcccttcaccatcttcgtggccctccgctggactctttccaagagatccctgtcttttttgtactggggagcccagaactggacgcagtactccagatgaggtcttaccagggcagagtagagggggaggatcacctcctttgacctgctggccacgctctttttaatgcaccccagtaagccattggcctttttggccacaagggcacactgctggcttatggccaacctgtcgtccaccaggacacccaggtccctttccgcagagctcccctccagcaggtcatcccccaacctgtactggtgcatggaattattcctccccagatgcaagactctacacttgcttttgttaaacctcatccggttttcttctgcccagctctccagcctatccaggtcttgctgaatggcaacacagccttcaggcgtgtcagccaatcctcccaacttcgtatgatcagcaaacttgctgagggtggccactatcccctcatca from Lagopus muta isolate bLagMut1 chromosome Z, bLagMut1 primary, whole genome shotgun sequence carries:
- the LOC125686520 gene encoding zinc finger protein 830-like codes for the protein MAAAGVGTGRKQVRQEELRRLMREKKRQNADKKRIESPFAKYNSLGHLSCTLCSAPVKSELLWQIDVLGKQHRERVAELKGAKQAASGLAAGALPQPVKRKTADAESTQLKKTKGPG